The genomic region CGAAACGATTGCACGGCTGGCCAGCGGCATCCAACGATTCAAACTGCCCCAGCAGTTCGATTTCATCCGGATCTTTCGAGAAATCGCGGAGGCCGGAAAATCGAATTATGGCGAAAGCGCGCTCGACACCCTTGCGCAGATTTTTGAGAATCGGCGGCAATATCCTCGCGCAGCGGAGTTGTGGAAACGCAGCATCGAGGATTACGGCTCGGGAAACAACCACTTCAAGAGCGATCGACTCCAGCAGATTACGGGCAACTGGAGCCGCTTCGAGTCGGTCGCCATGCAGCCGGCGGGCAAAGGGGCATCGGTCGAATTTTGCTTCCGCAATGGTCGCCAGGTCAGCTTCGAAGCTCACGAAATTGACGTGGCCAAGCTGCTGGCCGACGTGAAGGCATACTTGAAATCAAACCCGCGACATCTGCAATGGGATCAAGTCAACATTGGCGACGTCGGTTACCGGCTCGTGCAGCAAAACCAAACGAAGTATCTCGGACGGCGCGTCGCCGAGTGGGACTTGAAGCTGGAGCCGCGGCCACAGCACTTCGATCGACGCATTACCGTGACCACGCCGTTGCAAAAGGCCGGCGCGTATCTCGTGACGGCGAAAATGGCCGACGGAAATACCAGCAAAATTATCCTATGGGTCGCCGACACGGCCATCGTCAAAAAACCGCTCAGTGGCGGCATGTTTTGTTATGTCGGCGATGCCGTCACCGGCGCGCCTGTCGCCACAGCGAACGTCGAGTTCTTCGGCTACCGGCAGCGGCAAGTTAGTCCGAATCAATTCAGCATCGACACGCAGAACTTCGCCGAAGCCACCGATGCCGACGGCCAGTTAATCTTCAAAGGCAAAGATAAAGATAATCAATTCCAGTGGATCATTACCGCCACCGCGCCCGGCGGCCGCCTCGCTTACCTTGGTTTTACGAATGTATGGGGCGGTAACTATTCCGACGCCGAATACAACCAATCGAAGGTGTTCACGATCACCGACCGCCCGGTCTATCGTCCGAGCCAGAAAGTGAACTTCAAATTTTGGGTTCGACACGCCCGCTACGACCAAGAAGATAAGTCCGATTTCGCCAACCAGACGTTTACGGTCGAAATCCAAAATCCCAAGGGAGAGAAGGTTCTCAGCAAATCGTTCACCGGCGACGCCTACGGCGGCATCGAAGGTCAATTCGATCTGCCCGCGGACGCCACGCTCGGCGTTTATCAACTGTATGTCGTCAATCACGGCGGGGGCAGCTTCCGCGTTGAAGAGTATAAGAAACCCGAGTTTGAGGTCACGGTCGATGCCCCGAGCGAGCCGGTCATGCTCGGTGATAAAATTACGGCCACGATCAAGGCGAAATACTACTTCGGCTCGCCGGTTGCCGAAGCCAAAGTCAAGTACAAGGTGATTCGGTCGAATTACAACCAGCGCTGGTTTCCGACGGGTCGCTGGGATTGGCTCTATGGCCCTGGCTATTGGTGGTTTGGCGGCAATTACGACTGGTATCCTGGCTGGCGCATGTGGGGCTGCGCGCGGCCGGCGCAAGTTTGGTGGTGGGGGTTTGGCGCTCATCAGCCGCCCGAAGTTGTGGCGGAAGGGCATGCGCCGCTGAAAGCCGACGGCAGCTTTGAGATCGCGATCGACACGGCCGTTGCGAAGCTGATTCATCCCGATAAAGACCACCAGTATAGCATTACCGCGGAAGTGACCGACCGCTCGCGTCGCACCATCGTTGGCCAAGGCAATGTGCTTGTCGCCCGTCGGCCGTTTAAGGTTTACACCTGGGTCAATCGCGGCTACTACCGAGTCGGCGATGTCATCCACGCCGAATTCCAATCGCAGACCCTGGATCACAAGCCAGTCCGCGGCGAGGGTGTCGCGACGCTCTACAAGGTCACCTACAAAGACGATCAACCCGTTGAAACCGAAGTCCGCAACTGGGAGCTTGACCCCGATGCTCGAGGACACGCCGACTTGCAGATCGAAGCTTCAGCAGCAGGGCAATATCGACTGTCGTACAAAGTGGCCGACGAGAAGAAACACGAAATCGAAGGGGCATACATCTTCACGATCGTCGGCGAGGGTTTCGATGGCCGCGATTTCAAATACAACGACTTGGAACTGGTTCCCGATAACAAAGAATATCAACCGGGACAAACCGTCAACCTGATGGTCAACACCGACCGCGTCGGCGGCACGGTGCTGCTCTTTCCGCGGCCGGCAAACGGCATCTATTTGCCGCCGAAAGTGCTGCGACTGAAGGGCAAGTCGACGGTCGAGGAACTCCGTGTCGAGAAGAAAGACATGCCGAACTTCTTCGTCGAAGCGGTAGCCATCGCCGGCGGGCAATTGCATGTCGAGAGTCGCGAGATCGTCGTGCCGCCAGAATCGAGGATGCTGGATGTGGCGATAACGCCGTCCAAGGAAGAATATAAGCCGGGGGACAAAGCCGCGGTAAAAATCAAATTGACCGATGCCAACGGCAAGCCGTTTGTCGGCTCGACCGTCGTCGCGATCTACGATAAAGCCGTTGAATACATCGCCGGAGGCAGCAACGTGGAAGATATCAAAGCGTTTTTTTGGAAGTGGAGGCGCTCGCATTATCCGCACAATGAAACGAACTTGCTGCAATTGTTCTCCAACCTCATTCCGCCTGGACAGAATGCAATGAGCAACCTTGGAATTTTTGGAGATAGCGTTGCCGAGGAGCAAGGCGCAGCGCTGCACAGCAACCAGGCCTTGCGATTGCGAGGTGTAAGCGACGGCAATTCTCGGACGAAAAGGATGGCGGTTGCAGCGCCGGCCGCCGCCCCCATGATGATGGCAGGCGATGCATTGGAACGAGCGGATGTCGGAATGGGATACTCCGCCTCACTCGAAGGTCAACCAGCCGACGAGGCCGGCGCACCGATGGTTCAACCGACAGTGCGTTCGAACTTTGCCGACACGGCTCTCTGGGCCGGTGCCATCACAACCGATGAATCTGGCGTCGGTCAAGTATCGTTGACCATGCCCGAAAACCTTACGACCTGGAAAGTGCGCGTCTGGAGCATGGGCCACGGTACGAAAGTCGGCCAGGCAGACGTCGACGTCGTCACGCGCAAGAATCTCATCGTCCGGCTGCAAGGCTCGCGATTCTTTCTCGAAAAAGACGAGGTCGTGCTGTCAGCCAATGTCCACAACTATTTGAAGTCGCCGAAGCGAGTAACGGTTGCACTCGAACTCGAAGGCAAGTGCCTAGCACCGCTGGGCGATACCACACAGCAAGTGGAAGTGACGCCGGGAGGGGAAGCGCGAGTCGATTGGCGAGTAAAAGTCGCTCAGGAAGGGGAAGCCGTCATTCGCATGAAGGGCCTGACCGACGAAGAATCGGACGCCGTCGAGCAGCGGTTCCCCGTCTACGTTCACGGCATGCTCAAGATGGAAAGCTTCTCCGGCGCGCTGCGGCCAGATGATACGACGGGAAAAATCACCCTGCATGTCCCCAAAGAGCGGCGGATCAGCGAGTCGCGCCTCGAAGTGCGATACTCGCCGACGCTGGCCGGCGCGATGGTCGATGCGCTCCCCTACATGGTCGAGTATCCCTACGGCTGCACCGAACAAACGCTCAACCGTTTCCTGCCGACCGTGATTACGCAGAACATTCTCATCAACATGGGGCTGGACTTAAAGAAGATCCAAGAAAAGCGGACGAACCTGAACGCACAAGAAATTGGCGACGACCAAGAGCGAGCCAAAGGCTGGAAGCGATTCGATCGCAACCCGGTGTTCGATCAGGCCGAAGTCGCCAGAATGGTGAAAGACGGCGTGGCACGACTGACGGAAATGCAACTGGCCGATGGCGGCTGGGGCTGGTTCAGCGGCTGGGGTGAGCTTAGCTATCCGCACACCACGGCGGTGGTGGTTCACGGCCTGCAAGTCGCCCAACAAAATGACGTGGCCCTTGTGCCGGGCGTGCTGGAAAAAGGAATCGAATGGCTCAAAGCCTATCAGCAGCGGCAAATCGAGCGATTGAAGAACGGCGATGTGAAGCCAAAACCAAAGGAGCCGTACAAGACATCGGCCGACGCCACCGATGCGCTGGTTTACATGGCCCTGGTCGACGCCAAGGTGGTCAGCGACGACATGCGTGCATTCCTATACCGCGACCGCACGAAGTTGCCTGTCTATGCGAAGGCGCTCTTTGGCTTGGCGTTGCATCAACAACATCAACACGAACAGCTCGACATGATCTTGAAGAACATCGAGCAGTTCGTGCAACAAGATGAAGAAAACCAAACCGCGTTCCTCAAGCTGCCCAAGGACAATTGGTGGTGGTACTGGTACGGCAGCGAAATCGAAGCGAATGCTTACTACTTGAAGCTCCTCACCAAAACCGATCCTCAAGGCAAACTTGCCTCGCGGTTGGTGAAGTATTTGCTCAATAACCGCAAGCACGCAACGTATTGGAACAGCACTCGCGACACCGCCCTGGCGATCGAGGCGCTTGCCGATTTCATCAAAGCCAGTGGCGAAGGCGAACCCGATCTGACAGTTGAAGTCTGGCTCGACGGCAAGAAGCAAAAGGAAGTGAAAATCACGGCCGCCGACCTGTTCACGTTCGATAATAAATTTGTTCTCCAGGGGGATGCCGTCGAAACGGGCAAGCATACGCTTGAACTGCGTAAATCCGGCACAGGTCCACTCTATTACAACGCGTACCTAACAAACTTCACGCTCGAAGACTACATCAAAGCCGCCGGTCTAGAAGTAAAAGTCAGCCGCAAATTCTATAAGCTCAACCCGGTGGATAAGGAAATCAAAGTCTCCGGCAGCCGCGGCCAAGCGGTCGATCAAAAAGTGGAGAAGTATCAACGGCAGGAACTGGACAATCTAGCTACGCTCACCAGCGGCGATCTGGTGGAAGTCGAACTCGAAATCGACAGCAAGAATGATTACGAGTACTTAATGTTCGAGGACATGAAGGCCGCAGGCTTCGAGCCGGTCGAAGTTCGCAGCGGCTACGGCAACCCGCTGGGGGCCT from Pirellulales bacterium harbors:
- a CDS encoding alpha-2-macroglobulin; the encoded protein is MTRTRFLVAAVNFVLLMIFVANLRSVEAPSNTEAGRFQKMLNDGNFKDAYEGFRRLALDPKADPANVGNSLNLALSALQQLGRLDEIDELRENVIKVHAKNWRLLMAAAETYLNYEHFGYIVAGKFSRGPKRGGGDAVNSTDRDRVRALQLMVQAMPLAATDADKPAVSEFWSAMSRMLLSNRGYDEAWRLQYLTDLAELPDYDQGWYRDGGAQGAPVDADGNPVFHHIPKSWDAAQTDGQRWRWSLLQAMENNPSRKNEINHQFAEFLQNQFGVQTMAYYGPFFGGLDEADDGKKDESGTWALHTLAEDETIARLASGIQRFKLPQQFDFIRIFREIAEAGKSNYGESALDTLAQIFENRRQYPRAAELWKRSIEDYGSGNNHFKSDRLQQITGNWSRFESVAMQPAGKGASVEFCFRNGRQVSFEAHEIDVAKLLADVKAYLKSNPRHLQWDQVNIGDVGYRLVQQNQTKYLGRRVAEWDLKLEPRPQHFDRRITVTTPLQKAGAYLVTAKMADGNTSKIILWVADTAIVKKPLSGGMFCYVGDAVTGAPVATANVEFFGYRQRQVSPNQFSIDTQNFAEATDADGQLIFKGKDKDNQFQWIITATAPGGRLAYLGFTNVWGGNYSDAEYNQSKVFTITDRPVYRPSQKVNFKFWVRHARYDQEDKSDFANQTFTVEIQNPKGEKVLSKSFTGDAYGGIEGQFDLPADATLGVYQLYVVNHGGGSFRVEEYKKPEFEVTVDAPSEPVMLGDKITATIKAKYYFGSPVAEAKVKYKVIRSNYNQRWFPTGRWDWLYGPGYWWFGGNYDWYPGWRMWGCARPAQVWWWGFGAHQPPEVVAEGHAPLKADGSFEIAIDTAVAKLIHPDKDHQYSITAEVTDRSRRTIVGQGNVLVARRPFKVYTWVNRGYYRVGDVIHAEFQSQTLDHKPVRGEGVATLYKVTYKDDQPVETEVRNWELDPDARGHADLQIEASAAGQYRLSYKVADEKKHEIEGAYIFTIVGEGFDGRDFKYNDLELVPDNKEYQPGQTVNLMVNTDRVGGTVLLFPRPANGIYLPPKVLRLKGKSTVEELRVEKKDMPNFFVEAVAIAGGQLHVESREIVVPPESRMLDVAITPSKEEYKPGDKAAVKIKLTDANGKPFVGSTVVAIYDKAVEYIAGGSNVEDIKAFFWKWRRSHYPHNETNLLQLFSNLIPPGQNAMSNLGIFGDSVAEEQGAALHSNQALRLRGVSDGNSRTKRMAVAAPAAAPMMMAGDALERADVGMGYSASLEGQPADEAGAPMVQPTVRSNFADTALWAGAITTDESGVGQVSLTMPENLTTWKVRVWSMGHGTKVGQADVDVVTRKNLIVRLQGSRFFLEKDEVVLSANVHNYLKSPKRVTVALELEGKCLAPLGDTTQQVEVTPGGEARVDWRVKVAQEGEAVIRMKGLTDEESDAVEQRFPVYVHGMLKMESFSGALRPDDTTGKITLHVPKERRISESRLEVRYSPTLAGAMVDALPYMVEYPYGCTEQTLNRFLPTVITQNILINMGLDLKKIQEKRTNLNAQEIGDDQERAKGWKRFDRNPVFDQAEVARMVKDGVARLTEMQLADGGWGWFSGWGELSYPHTTAVVVHGLQVAQQNDVALVPGVLEKGIEWLKAYQQRQIERLKNGDVKPKPKEPYKTSADATDALVYMALVDAKVVSDDMRAFLYRDRTKLPVYAKALFGLALHQQHQHEQLDMILKNIEQFVQQDEENQTAFLKLPKDNWWWYWYGSEIEANAYYLKLLTKTDPQGKLASRLVKYLLNNRKHATYWNSTRDTALAIEALADFIKASGEGEPDLTVEVWLDGKKQKEVKITAADLFTFDNKFVLQGDAVETGKHTLELRKSGTGPLYYNAYLTNFTLEDYIKAAGLEVKVSRKFYKLNPVDKEIKVSGSRGQAVDQKVEKYQRQELDNLATLTSGDLVEVELEIDSKNDYEYLMFEDMKAAGFEPVEVRSGYGNPLGAYMELRDNRVTFFVRELARGKHSVSYRLRAEIPGQFSALPAIASAMYAPELKGNSDEIKLKIAD